A stretch of the Pseudomonas sp. ACM7 genome encodes the following:
- a CDS encoding MmcQ/YjbR family DNA-binding protein: MKAGRMNEEDVAQFCLALPGAREDYKWGGVRVFSIAGNKMFALQNLRGESLAFKVDKDLFLGHCDRPGIRPAPYLARAQWIIMETPYPLGPEELQGLLQRSHQLVVSKLPKRTQVGLLL, translated from the coding sequence ATGAAGGCTGGACGTATGAACGAAGAGGATGTCGCACAATTCTGTCTCGCGCTGCCGGGTGCGCGGGAAGACTACAAGTGGGGCGGCGTGCGGGTGTTTTCGATTGCGGGGAACAAGATGTTCGCCTTGCAGAATCTGCGGGGCGAATCCCTGGCCTTCAAGGTCGACAAGGATTTGTTTCTCGGTCATTGCGACCGCCCGGGAATCCGCCCGGCGCCTTATCTGGCGCGGGCTCAGTGGATCATCATGGAAACGCCCTACCCGTTGGGCCCTGAAGAGCTGCAAGGCTTGTTGCAGCGCTCCCATCAATTGGTGGTGAGCAAGTTGCCCAAGCGCACCCAGGTTGGACTGCTGCTTTAA
- a CDS encoding DUF1294 domain-containing protein encodes MSDASERNNPGRKPAGEIRNLQLKLLVFAVLCALPLYGSMSLWLRGVSVIPLAAYGVVSLLAFLLYWSDKRKARADHWRTPENVLHAVELAGGWPGALLAQQVFRHKTRKLSFQLVFWIIVLMHQVFWIDQLFLGAHLFALP; translated from the coding sequence ATGAGTGACGCCAGCGAGCGCAACAACCCCGGACGCAAGCCCGCAGGAGAGATTCGCAATCTTCAGCTGAAACTGTTGGTGTTTGCGGTCCTGTGCGCGCTGCCGCTGTACGGCTCGATGTCGTTGTGGCTGCGCGGGGTTTCGGTGATTCCCCTGGCGGCGTACGGGGTCGTCAGCCTGCTGGCGTTCTTGCTGTACTGGAGCGACAAACGCAAGGCGCGCGCCGACCATTGGCGCACACCGGAGAACGTGTTGCATGCGGTGGAACTCGCCGGGGGCTGGCCGGGCGCTTTACTGGCCCAACAGGTGTTTCGGCACAAGACGCGAAAGCTCTCGTTTCAGTTGGTGTTCTGGATCATCGTGCTGATGCATCAGGTGTTCTGGATCGACCAGTTGTTTCTCGGCGCCCATCTTTTCGCGCTGCCTTAA
- a CDS encoding undecaprenyl-diphosphate phosphatase: MDLWTAFSALILGVVEGLTEFLPISSTGHQIIVADLLNFGGERAIAFNIIIQLGAILAVVWEFRRKIIDVVTGLPTQPGARRFTANLLIAFMPAVVLGVIFSDLIHEYLFNPITVATALVVGGIVMLWAEKRQHEVHAETVDEITWKDALKVGFAQCLAMIPGTSRSGSTIIGGLLFGLSRKTATEFSFFLAMPTMVAAAVYSGYKYRHLFVPSDFPVFAIGFVTAFIFAMIAVKGLLKFIASHSYAAFAWYRIAFGLVILATWQFGWVDWAAVKP, translated from the coding sequence ATGGATCTTTGGACTGCCTTTTCGGCATTGATTCTTGGGGTTGTAGAAGGGCTGACGGAGTTTTTGCCGATTTCCAGCACCGGTCACCAAATCATTGTCGCGGACTTGCTCAACTTCGGTGGCGAGCGGGCCATCGCTTTCAACATTATTATTCAACTGGGGGCAATTCTGGCAGTGGTGTGGGAGTTCCGCCGCAAGATCATCGATGTGGTGACCGGTTTGCCAACGCAGCCCGGCGCTCGCCGCTTTACCGCAAACTTGCTGATTGCCTTCATGCCGGCCGTGGTACTGGGGGTGATTTTTTCCGATTTGATCCACGAGTACCTGTTTAACCCGATCACCGTCGCGACGGCGTTGGTTGTGGGCGGGATCGTCATGTTGTGGGCCGAAAAGCGTCAGCATGAAGTGCATGCCGAAACCGTTGATGAAATCACATGGAAAGACGCCCTGAAAGTCGGCTTCGCCCAGTGCCTGGCGATGATTCCCGGGACTTCGCGTTCCGGCTCGACGATCATTGGTGGCTTGTTGTTCGGGCTGTCGCGCAAGACCGCTACCGAGTTCTCGTTCTTTCTGGCGATGCCGACCATGGTCGCTGCGGCCGTTTACTCGGGCTACAAATACCGCCACCTGTTCGTCCCGTCGGATTTTCCGGTGTTCGCAATCGGCTTCGTTACCGCGTTCATCTTTGCAATGATTGCCGTCAAGGGCTTGCTCAAGTTCATCGCCAGCCACAGCTACGCAGCGTTTGCCTGGTATCGCATCGCGTTCGGCCTGGTCATCCTGGCCACCTGGCAGTTTGGCTGGGTTGACTGGGCCGCGGTCAAGCCATGA